The Radiobacillus deserti genomic interval CCTCAGCTAGATGGAACAAATTCGGAAACATTTATCGTCCTTTCTTTTGAGAAAAAAGTGGTGTTAATTGGTGGAACCGCTTATGCCGGTGAAATGAAAAAGTCTATTTTTAGTGTCCTTAATTATCTTCTTCCATTAAAAGGGATTTTACCAATGCATTGCTCTGCAAATGTCGGAAAAGAAAAAGGGGACACCGCACTATTCTTTGGCTTATCTGGGACTGGAAAAACAACACTTTCAGCAGATGAAAGCCGCCAACTCATTGGGGATGATGAACATGGTTGGTCTGACAATGGCGTGTTTAATTTGGAAGGTGGTTGCTATGCTAAATGTATTGGTTTAACGAAAGATAAGGAGCCACAAATTTGGAATGCCATTAAATTCGGAACCGTTTTGGAAAATGTGGATCGGGATGCAAATACGAATGAGCTAGATTTTACAAGTGGAAGATTAACGGAGAATACTCGTGCCGCTTATCCGCTAACCCATATTCCGGACGCGGTACTACCTAGCAAGACAGGTCACCCAAACGTCATTTTCTTTTTAACTGCCGACGCTTTTGGTGTCCTACCACCTATTTCTAAATTAACGAAGGAACAAGCCATGTATCACTTTCTATCAGGCTATACCTCTAAGCTTGCTGGAACAGAACGAGGGGTAACAGAGCCAGAAGTGACATTTTCAACTTGTTTTGGAGAGCCATTTTTGCCACAAGATCCATCTATCTATGCGACAATGCTCGGGAAGAAATTAGAAAAGCATGATGTAGAGGTCTATCTCGTGAATACAGGGTGGACTGGTGGACCATATGGAGTGGGGGAACGAATTCCATTACATTTTACGAGAACGATGATCTCGGCTGCTCTTAATGGGGACCTACAATACGGTACTTTTCGAATAGATCCAGTGTTTGGTCTTGCTGTTCCTACTTATATGCCTGGAATTCCAGATAAGCTATTGATTCCAGAAGAGACGTGGGAGGATGAAATAGCGTTTGAACGAAAAGCGAAAGAATTAGCGAATCATTTTCATGATAACTTCCGCAGATTTTCAAGCGTGAGTGAAGCGGTTCGTCAAGCAGGCCCAATTATAAGTTAATAATACTTCCCTATCTTTAACCTAGACCTATTCTTGCGTTGCTAGAAAAAGAATTATATGATTACCTCAAAGAGGCACGGACAGGAGGATCGGAATGATAGAGTTTTCTGCAAGACAATTAGAAATTGTCGATATTGTACAAAAGAATGAACCAATTACAGCAGAACAAATTGCGGAAATGCTAGGTGTTAGCAAAGCAGCAATTCGTTCCGATTTGGCTGTGTTAGCTATGACTGGTTATATTGATGCAAAACCTAAAGTGGGGTATTTTCGTGGAAATAGTGTGAAACGAGATGGGATAAGTAGCCAACTAAACACGTTATTGATTAAAGATATCCAAGGAGTTCCCGTGGTTGTTCAAGAAACGGCATCGGTACATGATGCGGTAATCCAGTTATTTCTAGAAAATGTAGGCACACTTATGGTCGTGAATCAGGATGGTTTTTTAGTTGGGATCATATCACGTAAAGATCTATTAAAGGTCACGCTAGGAAATCCAAATGCTTCTACTATGCCAGTCCATCTCGTGATGACAAGACAGCCAAATATCGTAACGGTGTCCCCAGAAGACACCGTCCTAGAGGCAGCGCGAAAAATGGTTCATTTTCAGGTTGATAGTCTTCCTGTCGTAAAACGTGACAATCATAGCAACCTATTAGTCATTGGTCGGATTACGAAAACGAACATGACACAATTACTAGTAGATTTAGCAATGGAAGTCTAGATGGATAGGTGGGGAAATCAGTGACAAATAAAGATCGGATTATTTATGTATGCTCGGATGCCGTGGGCGAAACAGCAGAAGCGGTAGCTCGTGCTACCATGAGACAGTTTTCAAACGAAACTATACAAATTAGAAGATATGGTCATGTTGAATCAGAGGATCAAATTCACTCTCTCATGGATCAAGTGCAAAAGACCGGAGGGATTATGGCTTATACGCTTGTGCAGCCTGAATTAAGAGAAAAAATGAAACAAGAAGCGATTGATAGAAATATAAAAGCCGTTGATGTGATGGGCCCTCTAATGCAAGCCTATGTAGACACGTATAATAGTGAACCAAAGCAATTGCCTGGACTACGCCATGAACTGGATGAAGATTATTTCCGAAGAATCGAAGCCATAGAATTTGCTGTTAAGTATGATGACGGTCGGGATGCGAGAGGATTTCTGAAGGCACAAGTTGTGCTTGTAGGTGTTTCAAGAACTTCTAAAACACCTATAAGTATTTTCTTAGGACATAAAGGAATAAAAGTAGCAAACTTACCTATTTTGCCAGATGTCAAACCGCCACAGGAACTTTATGAAGCTAAGAATCCATTCATCATTGGCTTAACGATGGATTTAGATAATCTATTGCAGATTCGCAAAGAACGATTAAAAGCCATCGGTTTGCCAGACGACGCAAAGTATGCCTCAGAGGATCAGGTGAGAAAAGAGCTGGAGCAATCCAAGAAAATCATGGAAGAGTTAAATTGTCCGATAATTAACGTGTCAAATAAATCGATTGAGGAAACAGCTGGAATCATTATGACATATTTAGATAAACGGTTTGAAGATCAGTCGAAATAACCCTTAACGGTATCTGAGTTAAATCAGAGGGGGATACCAAGCGTGGAAAGAAGCTTATCAATCGAGGTGGTCCGAGTTACCGAGGCTGCAGCCATTGCCTCAGCTAGATGGCAAGGACGTGGGGTTAAAACAGAAGCTGATGATGCAGCAACAACTGCTATGCGAGACGTATTTGATACCATTCCAATGCTAGGAACTGTTGTCATAGGAGAAGGGGAAATGGACGAAGCACCGATGCTTTACATTGGGGAGACACTAGGTACTGGAGATGGTCCGAAAGTAGATATAGCAGTGGATCCGTTAGAAGGAACAAATATTGTTGCAACTGGAGGCTCTAATGCATTAGCAGTTGTTGCAATTGCGGATAAAGGTCATTTGCTACATGCACCAGATATGTATATGGATAAAATAGCTGTAGGGCCAGAAGCAGCGGGGAAAATAAGCATAGAAGCACCGATTGTAGACAATGTACGTGCTGTGGCAAAAGCAAAGGGGAAACAGATAGAGGATGTGGTCGTCACCATTTTGAACAGACCGAGACACCTGAGTATGATAGAAGAACTTCGGAGAATCGGGGTACGAATAAAATTAATCGATAACGGCGATGTTGCTGGTGCCATTAATACGGCTTTTGACCATACAGGCGTTGACTTATTGATTGGAGAAGGCGGTGCACCAGAAGGCGTGTTAGCAGCAGTAGCCTTGAAATGTCTTGGGGGAGACATGCAAGGGAAATTGGTTCCTAAGCATAGAGAAGAACTTGAACGATGCTTTAAAATGGGGTTAAACATAGAGAACGTATTACTATTGAACGATTTAGTCTCGGGCGATGATGCTATCTTTGCTGCTACTGGAGTAACGGACGGAGAGCTACTTAAAGGAGTGCAGTACAAGGGAGATATTGCCAAGACTCAATCTATCGTGATGAGAGCAAAGTCTGGAACCGTTAGATTTATAGATGGTCAACATAGCTTAATGAAAAAGCCAAATTATGTGATGAGATAGGATGGGCATAGAGCCCATCCTTTTTTGATAGTTACATCATCTTTTTCCTTGGTACATGGTTACGATAATAGTAAATCAAGAGCTTACCATTTATTTTTTAACGGTCGATATTGGCTCACGTTGTTAAAAATGAGCAATAAGGTATATGACCATAATCCTGCTGTTAGAGCAGGTACCAACTCTCCCTTTTATGAAATGTAATCCCCAAAAAAGCGGTGACGATATATAATTCTGCAACTAGTCAACCTAAAACGTCTATATATACGAGCAATTTCTCTTTAAATGTCATGAAATCGACGAAAATGGAAATGAAACATATCTACCTATCTAGTACGGAATATGGTATCTTATGTAAGGTAACTTTATCAGGAGGGTAGATTTATTCATGGGAAAGAGATTGACAGCAAAGATGGAAACATCGGCAAATAGCGTGGACCTTCATTCTAAACATATGATAGAATTCCTAAAACTCAATGGAGGCAATCATGTCTCTCATCTATTCTTTTTAAATGATAAAGAAGTATATTGGGCACAAAGGCAAACGGTATTAATTGTATATAAAAAAATTGCAAATAAATTAGTCGTATTAGGGGATCCAATTGGACCGGAGGATTCACTTCCAGAAGCAATCCTTGAATTTCACAAGTATTGTAAAATTCAAGGTTTAAAGCCTGTTTTTTATCAAGTTAGTCCTGCCTACATGCAATATTATCATGAAACGGGCTATCGATTTATCAAGCTTGGAGAAGAAGGGAAAGTCAATCTCCAAAACTTTTCATTGGCTGGAAAAAAGGGGGCCAAATTGCGGACAAGGTTTAATAAATTCACACGTAATGGCTTTCGTTTCGAAGTTCTTAATCCGCCATTCTCAAGCGAACTACTACAAGCGTTGAAGGAAGTTTCCGATTCATGGCTTGGAGATCAAAAGGAAAAGGCGTTCTCCGTTGTCTCCTTCAGTAAAGAATATGTATCCAGATTCCATGTAGGAATCTTATACAATGCAAATAATGAAATTGTTGCGTTTGCAACACTTGCTGATGACTTTAAAGAAACTATTAATATAGATTTAATGCGTAAACGTGAAGACAGTCCTCATGGAACGATGGATGTACTATTCATTCATATTTTACAATGGGCAAAAGAAAATGAATATGAAACCTGTAGCTTAGGGATGGCACCACTATCGAACGTAGGTAGCTGCAAGTATTCGTTTGCAACGGAAAAGTTCATACGTTTAGCGTATCTATATGGAAATTCATTATATAATTTCAAAGGGTTGAAGGAATTTAAAGAAAAGTTTGCTTGTACTTGGGAACCGAAGTATTTAGCTTATAAAAATACATTTTTGCCTACGACATTCTTACAACTAGTCTTGTTAATCAATAAGAAGAAAAAGACAGCATTAAATAAAGAGATTGGATAGAGCCGAAAAGTAAAAAAATTCGGCTCTTTTTGCATCCAAGTCTGTCTTAACGAAATACGGCTGTTCTTTGCTTTTGTACGGTTTGGATAAAATAATATAGTTGTTTCCGAGTTCTTTCTAAAATTTCTACATCTATAATTGGTTGTTCAAGCAGTTCTTTACTAATCTGATTATCTAGCAAATAAACTCCTTTTAAGTTTTGGCCTTTTAGATTGGCAAGTAACGGCTTTAAAGTGTACTCTATGGCTAGCAAATGTGCAGCACTACCTCCCGTCATGAGAGGAAGAACTGGTGTATCCTGAAGCACATCCTGTGGCAAAAGATCGATAAGTGCTTTTAACACTCCAGAATACGCTGATTTATAAACAGGAGATCCAATAATTACACCTTTAGCTTGAAGGATAAGTGCCGTAATATCTTGAATAACTGGGCTTTCGTGCTGTCCAAGAAATAAAACCTCCTGTGGAATATCCCGTACAGAAATGTGTGAAACAGATAGCTTCTCCTTTTCTAATAAATGTCCTAAATAACGTAAAACAATATCTGTTCGAGACTGTTCAGATGGACTTCCAGATAACACAACAATGTCACTCATGTGATACATCCTTTCACTAATAAAATGTTTTTATAAGAGTGTGGATGATTTTCCGATCATCTTGAAGCATATAAAAAGCCCCCTTTTCATGAAAAAGAGGGCAGTTTTCATATATGTATGCACTCTTATCTTTCAAGAAAAAAATCTTGCTGGAGGTAGCACCTTTCTGACATAGTCAGAGGTTGCTGAAGCGTCAACGGGCCAGTTCCCTTAGCTTCTCTTGATAAGAATATTGATTTTGTAATTCATCTTACTGTCCTTATATGGGATTGTCAACAGGGATGTAAGAAAAGATTTGAACTTTTCATTTTACATATTTCGTCATTTTCTAAGAAGTTGGCTGAACAAATAGGATTGTAAAAACATCGTAAATTTTCGGATATTTTTATAGATTTTTCGGATAGTGAATAAAATGAAAGCTGTTACAATCATTTGTAAGCGTTATCAAATGAAGGGGGAAAAGAAATGAAAAAGCTAAGTATTCTACTCGTAGGCATTATAACTGTTTTAACTTTGGCAGCCTGTAATGGAGGAGAAGGAGAGACTACTTCTGGAAGTGATGTTATCGAACTAACATTGTGGAATGACTGGACAGAGGATCGACCTGAGAATACGGCCTATAAAAAAATGGTGGAAAAATTTAATGACAAGCATGATGACATAGAGGTTGTGATCGAAGCGATTCCACACGATCAGTATGAAACAAAGCTTCGGACACAAGCTGCGGGAAATCAACTACCTGATATGTTCCGTGTATGGCCAGGAGCAAGACTCGCTCCATTGGCAAAAGGAGGGGCAACTCTTTCACTAGATTCGATAAAAGACAATTGGGAAGGTGAAATCCCAGAGGGTATTATGAAAGACTATCAATATGATGGAGTTCAATATGCGATTCCAGGAAACATCAGTGAAACGAGCTTAATATTCTATCACAAGGATATGGTGGAAGCTGCAGGGTTTGAAGAATTTCCTAAGACGTATGAAGAGCTCAAATCACTCATTACAGCATTAAATGAAGATGGTAAAACACCAATTTCATTAGGTAATAAAGCGATTTGGCCATTGCAATCTGTCTATATTTCTACGATTGCTGATCGATTTACAGGTAGTGATTTCTTACCAAATGCTATCAGTGGAGAAGCAAGCTTTGAAAATGAACAGTTTATCAACTCGATGAAGGTCATTGAAGAACTCGCTACTATGAAAGCCTTTAACGGAGATATGAATACCATTGATGAAGCGCAAGCGAGAAGTGAGTTTAATGCTGGAAATGCAGCGATGCACTTTGCTGGTTCTTGGGCAATTGGTCCAGTGCTAGATAGTGTGGAAAACGTGGATAATATCGGGGTAGCTCCATTTCCTAGCTTTGAAGGGGGAGACGGAGATCCGGCTAAAATTGCAGGAGTTGCAGGAGGCGGGATTGCTCTAAATAGTGATTTATCCAAGGAAGAGCAAGAAGCAGCATTGGAATTTCTAAAATTCTTCTACAGTGATGACATGTATCAGCAATTAGTGAAAGCAAACATTATTGTACCAGCAGATGTGAAAATGGGAGAGGATATTCCACAAGTCTTTCAAGAGGCAAATAAGCTGGCACAAGGCGGACTGGCTCCTGTTTATGATGCCACACTTAGTCCAGAACTAACAGACATTATTAATAATGGACTTCAAGCGATAACACTTGGTGACAAAACGCCGGAGGAAGTAGCAAAAGATATGCAGGAACAGGCTGAAAAAGAGCAATAGAATAAGAGGCAGGTTGCTAGGGTAGCAGCCTGTCTATCTATCCACGTTTCGGAGAGGAGGTTTACTATGCACGCAGTTGGAAAAAGAAGAGGAGCAATTATTCTAGGGTTACTGCCTGCACTAATCATCTATGTGATTTTTGCCATTCTTCCCATTCTACAATCCTTTTACTATTCGGTGATGGAGTGGGACGGCTTTTCTGAAATGACGTATGTCGGATTAGCTAATTTTAAAGAGATTTTTCAAGATCCACTTTTTTGGAATAGTGTTAAGAATAACATCTTTGTTGTATTAGCATCAGTTTTCGGGCAGGTTCCGATTGCACTTTTTATCGCCTTATTATTAAATCGAAAGCTAAAAGGATTAAAAATATTTCGTACTATTGGCTTTTTGCCTGTCGTATTATCGACGGTTGTTATTTCCTTAACATGGAGTCTCATCTACAACTCGGAAGATGGCTTGATAAACGGAGTATTACGTACAGTTGGATTAGAAGGATGGGCTCAAAATTGGTTAGGGGATACGAACCTAGCGATGATCTCTGTATGTATTACGGTAATCTGGCAATTTGTTGGCCTTTATTTAATCATCTTTTTAGCTGCCCTTCAAAATATTCCAGAAGAAGTATTAGAAGCCGCAAAAATAGACGGTGCATCAGAATGGACGACGACAAGGAAAATAATTGTTCCAATGATTTGGGATACGGTGATAGTAGCAGTTATTCTCTGTATTGCGGGGAGTTTAAAAACCTTTGATTTAATTTATGTCATGACAAATGGTGGACCATCTCATTCTACCGAAGTAATGGCACTTTATATGTTCAATGAAACATTTAGCCAATTGCAGTATGGATATGGAAGTGCTGTGTCCGTGCTCATCTTCTTTTTTAGTTTGATTCTTATTTATTTAGTGAACAAAATTTTCGGTAAGAAAATGATTTAGAGAGGAGGCACAATATGGAGACAGTTGTCCAATCTGAGTTAAAAAAGACTCCACAAAAAACGAAGAAGAAAAGAAGTGTAAAGCGACTACTCATCTATGCAGTATTAACGATTTTCGCAGTTGTGAACGCCTATCCGATTCTTTGGATGGTGATCAACTCCTTTAAGTCAGAGAAAGAATTCCAAGTGGATCAATTTGGCTGGCCAGATACATTTGTATTGGATAATTACGTGAATGCCTGGAATACAGCAAACTTCGGGGTTCTTTTTAAAAATAGTATATTTGTTTGTTTGGCAGCAACAATTTCGACCGTTCTGATTGGTGCAATTGCTTCTTACTTTTTATCTCGATTTACGTTCAAAATGAACAAGGTTGTGTACACTTTTTTTATTTTCGGAATGCTTATCCCAATTCATGCCACTTTAGTTCCAATGTTTATCTTGATTCGGAATCTTGGGCTGTTGAATACACCAATAACGCTAATCTTTCCGTATATTGCATTCCACCTTCCTATCACGATATTTATTTTAACAAGCTTTATGAAAGCATTTCCGAAGGATATTGAAGAATCAGCAGTTATGGATGGATGTGGCATTTTTCGAATCTTTTGGTCTATCATTCTACCAATGTCGAGACCTGCACTTGCAACGGTGATTATTCTTAATTTTATTTACAATTGGAATGAATTTTCATTTGCATTAGTTCTTATCAATGATCCTGCTCTTCAAACGCTTCCACTAGGATTAGCAAGCTTTGCTGGTCAATTTACGACAAATTACGGGGCGCAAATGGCTGGTTTAACCATGTCTCTTATTCCAATCGTAGCGTTCTATTTATTGTTAGAGAAAGAAATTGTGAAAGGCATGACAGCCGGTGCTGTAAAGGGATAGAATGGAAGTATTACCGGCTAAAAGGATGGATGTCCGATGTTTCGAAACTGGGGACTAAAGAAACAATTTCTAACAGTCTTTCTTATATTAATCACATTACCAACTGTATTATTCGGGTTTCTTATTTACTATCAAACGACAACTACATTCAAGGAACAAGCAGAACAGAACACAATCCGTAGAATGGAAGTTAATGAAGAAACCTTAAAATCGATGGTAGCGAGCATTGAAAATATGACTTCTTATATGATTTATGACAGTGATTTTCGGACATTCTTTAAGACAGCAAAAGAAGATACCCACGAAATGGCATATAAACGTGCGGAAGAAAGCATTCGTGGGTACTTTACCTTTCAATTAATGACGCACGATTATATTAATTCGATTGAACTACGAGGATATGATGGAAATTCTTTAGAGTTTGGAAATCCTGTATCTGGAGAAGAGGAAGAATTGGATTTGGCTGCTCTACATGAGAGTGGTGCTCCTACTTGGAGCAGCACATATCAAGTGGAAAGTGACTGGGGCGGAACGTATAACGTATTAAGCTTAACTAGAATTATTAATGATTTACGAAATATTAACCAGGCAATTGGATTGGTAAGAGTTCGATTGGATCAAGCAGCTGTATTCGATCGAATGGAGGCAAATGCTCCATTGCAGCAGGGGAAGCTACTTTATTATGTCTGAAAATGGCAACGTTATCATTCATAAAGACCAAACCATGGTGGGGAAAAAGTATCCAGATGAGGAAGTTAGTGAATTCGTGGCTACTAGTGATCATACCACGATGTCTTATAAAGCAGATCATGGAACCCATCTCGTCGTAAAGCGCCCTATCAATGGAACGCCTTGGGTGTCTGTAGCCATTGTGAACGATGACGAAGTAGTCGGGGAGTTATACCGAGTCCGTGCACTTATTCTTGATATGATTCTACTACTCTTACTTTTAGGAATCGTAGCATTCATTGGATTCTACTATTTCAATATTAAACGGATTTCCGAATTAACCAAACAAACGAAGCAGCTAGAAAACGGGAATTTTGCAGCAAACGTAAAAGTAACATCAAAGGACGAAATCGGTATATTAGGAATGCGTTTTAACAACATGGTTCGGACGATTCAAGAATATATTAATAGAGAATATAAATTAAAAATAAAGCAAAAGGAGACGGAATTAAAAGCTCTCCAGAACCAGATTGATCCGCATTTTCTATATAATACGTTAGACATGATTCGATGGACAGCTCGAATAGAACAAGCTCAAGAGACCGGACAACTCATTGAACGAATGTCTAAAATGTTTCGAATGAATTTAAACAGAGGAAGAGCATGGGTTAGATTAGAAGAAGAGCTTTCCTATATCCAAAACTATTTAGAATTACAGAAGAAAAGACTTGGAGAGCGACTTTCCTTTACCATTTATTCGGAGGATGAGATAAAAAACGCTATTGTCGTAAAGCAACTGCTACAACCATTAGTTGAAAATAGTATTGTCCATGGTCTTCAAAATCGAAAAGATACTGGAAACATTATCATTCGGTGTTATTTACATGGTCAACATATCTGGCTTGATGTACTAGACAACGGTGTAGGCTTCGGAAAGACAGAAAATAAACCGAGTGGTGGCTCAGGATTTGCTTTAACAAATTTACGAGACCGGCTTTATTTAGCATTTGGTAATGGGGCGAATGTTAACATCCTAGATTACGAGGATGGAGCCTGGGTTCGAGTTCAAATTCCATTTGTAACCGAAGAGGATAAGCTTCGAATAAAGGAAGAATCGGGGGAAGAAAATGTCCTTTAAGCTTCTAATAGTTGATGATGAACCGATTATTCGAGAAGGCCTTAAAAGTACTGTTCCTTGGGCGAACTATGATATGGAAGTGGTAGGGGTGGCCGAGGACGGGGAGGCTGCGTTAGATTGGCTGAAGAACAATGGAACAGTGGACTTAGTTTTAACGGATGTCCGAATGCCAGTAATGGATGGGCTTCAGTTAGCTAACCAAATCGCTACTCAGTACCCGAAGATGAAGATTGTCATGATTAGTGGATATGATGAATTTAAATATGCACAACAAGCCATTCAAATCGGTGTTCGAGATTATTTATTAAAGCCAGTTGATATTGACGAGTTAATGGAAGTTACACAAAAAGTGAAAGATGAGATGGAAGAGGAGCGCCAAACGTTTACAAATCACCGCCAACTTAATATTAGTCAAGCCATGTATCAACAGCTTTTTGATGGTATTTCCATCCATTCGGATACCCTCAGAGATCTTCAGTCTTTGAGCATGTATCCTTTTATAACGATGGTTCAGGAGTATGCAAAGGAAACGGGCCATTTGTCTGAATATTTATTGGATAAATGGCAAGTGGGATGGAAACGTCAAATAAAAGATGCTTTCTCTAAAGAAGGGTATATGGCCTATTCCGTATTTCTTTCTGAAAATGTGCTATTGACATGTGTAGAGGCAACAGAAGCTGAAACAACCCCTTCATTCATTGAGGAAGTAGTGGCATCTGTAGAACTCCCCTTGAACATGGTTATCTACCCAACCTCTATTCTTCTTGGGGATTTACATGAGGTGTATCCTGATCTTTTACAGGGGATTGAGCGGATAGCGATTGAGGAGCAGCCCGTTTATTCGGCTTATTCTCCCCATTCAGAACGAGATTTAGGGACTTGGAAACAGGAATGGGAAGAAACGTTTGTAGAGCTTATCTTTACAGCGGACTACAACACGGTTAAAAGTCAGATGCAGGAGTTGTTTACTCAGCTCCATAAGGAAAAGATTCCCTTAAGTAATGTTAAGGAATTATTTCAATCTATTATTCACAGCATTGTTGTAACGTTAGGATCCTCATTTAATGAAGATGAATCCATTTTTTATAGGAAAGAGATTAATGTCCATGTGTGGAATTCATTATCACTTCTGCAGAAGAAGTTTGAAGAAGATGTGGAGAAGGTGCTCTCTTTTATTCAGCAAAAAGAAAATAAAATGTGGATGATCGAGCGTGCTGAGCATTACATTCAATCCTATTATGCTTCGGACATCAAAGCACACGAAGTAGCGGATGTAGTGAACGTATCTCCGAATTATTTTAGTACGTTATTTAAACAAAAGACAGGAAAAAGCTTTAATGAATACCTCAATGAATTGCGTGTAGAAAAAGCAAAAACGCTTTTAGAGGAAACCCCATTGAAGATTAATGAGATAGCAGAAATGGTTGGTTTCCATGAATACAAATATTTCGTAGACGTCTTTAAGAGGTTTGTACATTTGACTCCTACAAAATATCGCGCTTGGATGTCTTCTAAAGAAAAAGTTCAGGAAAAGGAGAGATAGTATGCAGACGAAAACGGTTAAAGTACCTAAAGATTTTATGTTGGGTGCAGCGGTTTCAGCATGGCAAACAGAAGGATGGGATGGAAAAAAGCCTTTCCAGGATTCTTATTTAGACCTTTGGTATAAAAATAACAAGCATGTGTGGCATAACGGCTATGGACCAGCAGGAGCAACAGATTTTTACAATCGGTACAAAGAGGATATTGGCTATATGAAGGAAATTGGTCTAACTCATTTTCGTACTTCAATTAATTGGTCCCGTTTTTTAACCGATTATGAAGAAGCGGTCGTCGATGAGGAGTACGCTGCTTATATCGATCGTATGATTAATGAATTACTCGC includes:
- the pckA gene encoding phosphoenolpyruvate carboxykinase (ATP), whose amino-acid sequence is MGILNSVNLLERYMNKHKPVMHHNLSIAELVQASVWRKEGSLTETGALLTTTGEFTGRSPKDRFIVKDEQTVNQVAWGKANQPISKQHFDSLYQKALTYMADKELFVFDGQAGADKHSSLSIRVINEYAWHNLFAQQLFIRDTVIEPEFTVICLPGLKADPQLDGTNSETFIVLSFEKKVVLIGGTAYAGEMKKSIFSVLNYLLPLKGILPMHCSANVGKEKGDTALFFGLSGTGKTTLSADESRQLIGDDEHGWSDNGVFNLEGGCYAKCIGLTKDKEPQIWNAIKFGTVLENVDRDANTNELDFTSGRLTENTRAAYPLTHIPDAVLPSKTGHPNVIFFLTADAFGVLPPISKLTKEQAMYHFLSGYTSKLAGTERGVTEPEVTFSTCFGEPFLPQDPSIYATMLGKKLEKHDVEVYLVNTGWTGGPYGVGERIPLHFTRTMISAALNGDLQYGTFRIDPVFGLAVPTYMPGIPDKLLIPEETWEDEIAFERKAKELANHFHDNFRRFSSVSEAVRQAGPIIS
- a CDS encoding helix-turn-helix transcriptional regulator, which produces MIEFSARQLEIVDIVQKNEPITAEQIAEMLGVSKAAIRSDLAVLAMTGYIDAKPKVGYFRGNSVKRDGISSQLNTLLIKDIQGVPVVVQETASVHDAVIQLFLENVGTLMVVNQDGFLVGIISRKDLLKVTLGNPNASTMPVHLVMTRQPNIVTVSPEDTVLEAARKMVHFQVDSLPVVKRDNHSNLLVIGRITKTNMTQLLVDLAMEV
- a CDS encoding pyruvate, water dikinase regulatory protein gives rise to the protein MTNKDRIIYVCSDAVGETAEAVARATMRQFSNETIQIRRYGHVESEDQIHSLMDQVQKTGGIMAYTLVQPELREKMKQEAIDRNIKAVDVMGPLMQAYVDTYNSEPKQLPGLRHELDEDYFRRIEAIEFAVKYDDGRDARGFLKAQVVLVGVSRTSKTPISIFLGHKGIKVANLPILPDVKPPQELYEAKNPFIIGLTMDLDNLLQIRKERLKAIGLPDDAKYASEDQVRKELEQSKKIMEELNCPIINVSNKSIEETAGIIMTYLDKRFEDQSK
- the glpX gene encoding class II fructose-bisphosphatase yields the protein MERSLSIEVVRVTEAAAIASARWQGRGVKTEADDAATTAMRDVFDTIPMLGTVVIGEGEMDEAPMLYIGETLGTGDGPKVDIAVDPLEGTNIVATGGSNALAVVAIADKGHLLHAPDMYMDKIAVGPEAAGKISIEAPIVDNVRAVAKAKGKQIEDVVVTILNRPRHLSMIEELRRIGVRIKLIDNGDVAGAINTAFDHTGVDLLIGEGGAPEGVLAAVALKCLGGDMQGKLVPKHREELERCFKMGLNIENVLLLNDLVSGDDAIFAATGVTDGELLKGVQYKGDIAKTQSIVMRAKSGTVRFIDGQHSLMKKPNYVMR
- a CDS encoding phosphatidylglycerol lysyltransferase domain-containing protein yields the protein MGKRLTAKMETSANSVDLHSKHMIEFLKLNGGNHVSHLFFLNDKEVYWAQRQTVLIVYKKIANKLVVLGDPIGPEDSLPEAILEFHKYCKIQGLKPVFYQVSPAYMQYYHETGYRFIKLGEEGKVNLQNFSLAGKKGAKLRTRFNKFTRNGFRFEVLNPPFSSELLQALKEVSDSWLGDQKEKAFSVVSFSKEYVSRFHVGILYNANNEIVAFATLADDFKETINIDLMRKREDSPHGTMDVLFIHILQWAKENEYETCSLGMAPLSNVGSCKYSFATEKFIRLAYLYGNSLYNFKGLKEFKEKFACTWEPKYLAYKNTFLPTTFLQLVLLINKKKKTALNKEIG
- the ssuE gene encoding NADPH-dependent FMN reductase yields the protein MSDIVVLSGSPSEQSRTDIVLRYLGHLLEKEKLSVSHISVRDIPQEVLFLGQHESPVIQDITALILQAKGVIIGSPVYKSAYSGVLKALIDLLPQDVLQDTPVLPLMTGGSAAHLLAIEYTLKPLLANLKGQNLKGVYLLDNQISKELLEQPIIDVEILERTRKQLYYFIQTVQKQRTAVFR
- a CDS encoding ABC transporter substrate-binding protein, with protein sequence MKKLSILLVGIITVLTLAACNGGEGETTSGSDVIELTLWNDWTEDRPENTAYKKMVEKFNDKHDDIEVVIEAIPHDQYETKLRTQAAGNQLPDMFRVWPGARLAPLAKGGATLSLDSIKDNWEGEIPEGIMKDYQYDGVQYAIPGNISETSLIFYHKDMVEAAGFEEFPKTYEELKSLITALNEDGKTPISLGNKAIWPLQSVYISTIADRFTGSDFLPNAISGEASFENEQFINSMKVIEELATMKAFNGDMNTIDEAQARSEFNAGNAAMHFAGSWAIGPVLDSVENVDNIGVAPFPSFEGGDGDPAKIAGVAGGGIALNSDLSKEEQEAALEFLKFFYSDDMYQQLVKANIIVPADVKMGEDIPQVFQEANKLAQGGLAPVYDATLSPELTDIINNGLQAITLGDKTPEEVAKDMQEQAEKEQ
- a CDS encoding carbohydrate ABC transporter permease, with protein sequence MHAVGKRRGAIILGLLPALIIYVIFAILPILQSFYYSVMEWDGFSEMTYVGLANFKEIFQDPLFWNSVKNNIFVVLASVFGQVPIALFIALLLNRKLKGLKIFRTIGFLPVVLSTVVISLTWSLIYNSEDGLINGVLRTVGLEGWAQNWLGDTNLAMISVCITVIWQFVGLYLIIFLAALQNIPEEVLEAAKIDGASEWTTTRKIIVPMIWDTVIVAVILCIAGSLKTFDLIYVMTNGGPSHSTEVMALYMFNETFSQLQYGYGSAVSVLIFFFSLILIYLVNKIFGKKMI